Proteins from one Anastrepha obliqua isolate idAnaObli1 chromosome 2, idAnaObli1_1.0, whole genome shotgun sequence genomic window:
- the LOC129239608 gene encoding non-canonical poly(A) RNA polymerase protein Trf4-1 isoform X1 encodes MDPFVGWFQEEQEGPALRTWCKIWETNAHDMSQLLEQQLQQLQSVGNGKLNGTLCARDRDLQLLLQQVGNGGLRNSIYNNNNNNNNGSSGTNSGNTSSNNSIDSTSNNDCITPATTPGGGGGDNNSTKMPSHDRPSYYNPSRRKIGRIVDNKASTFNLSKHMGKLVVKYKGCPWRVPGFEYGRGVIGLHQEIEQFYNYVLPTPTEHAIRNEVVQRIEAVVHSIWPKAIVEIFGSFRTGLFLPTSDIDLVVLGLWEKAPLRTLETELIARGIAEPHSVRVLDKASVPIIKLTDRETQVKVDISFNMQSGVQSAELIKKYKQEFPLMAKLVLVLKQFLLQRDLNEVFTGGISSYSLILMCISFLQLHPHQIDHEKANLGVLLLEFFELYGRKFNYIKIGISIKNGGRYIPKEDLQREMIDGHRPSLLCIEDPLTPGNDIGRSSYGALQVKQAFEYAYMLLANAVSPLNEFGSNCAERTILGRIIRVTDDVIDYREWIREHFEHLVVPHTPNNGSALKFIPSMLPPGVITPPLQHQHMHPLQQQLYHQQHAVMAQRLRRSSISSGEDSEDSKECDVDSTSSPPISQQHLQQQQQQQQQSIHLQQLTQQHPQHSQQQQPQLPPQHQLAPQQQQQQQQQQMHTQCPPPQQQQQQQQQLTHKQQSPPRQQKQPSPPQQHKQLSPPRQQQLHSQQQQQQQQQQQQAQQRFSGASNRRQFYVPPPMQQQYQQQQQQQISKSSSTESYSNATSTSVTSTYVGNTNNNSTNNNNNRSRYTQRPSQQQLRQQRMQQPAMRQQRYNSRAASPPPTLSRSATNPLQRTTLTSASSTISIISISSESSVASISSTDSSESASASATTKSGQQRNREGSDRRKKHQSGSSRSSTSK; translated from the exons ATGGATCCTTTTGTCGGCTGGTTTCAAGAGGAACAGGAGGGTCCAGCATTACGCACATGGTGTAAAATTTGGGAGACCAATGCGCATGATATGAGCCAATTGTTagaacaacaattacaacaactgCAAAGCGTTGGCAACGGCAAACTAAACGGAACTTTGTGTGCACGCGATCGTGATTTACAATTGCTTTTACAGCAAGTTGGCAACGGGGGTCTCCGTAATTCCatttacaacaataataataacaataacaacggtAGTAGCGGCACAAATAGTGGCAATACATCCAGCAACAACTCCATTGACTCGACGAGTAACAACGACTGTATCACACCGGCCACCACACCAGGCGGTGGAGGCGGCGATAACAACAGCACGAAGATGCCATCACATGATCGTCCAAGCTATTACAATCCGTCTCGTAGGAAAATTGGACGTATAGTAGACAATAAAGCGAGCACTTTTAACCTCAGTAAACATATGGGAAAATTAGTTGTCAAGTACAAAGGTTGCCCTTGGCGTGTGCCGGGCTTTGAGTATGGACGCGGAGTAATCGGTTTACATCAGGAAATCGAACAGTTTTATAATTATGTATTGCCCACGCCCACCGAACATGCAATACGCAATGAGGTAGTGCAGCGTATAGAAGCGGTGGTACACTCAATATGGCCAAAAGCGATTGTAGAGATATTCGGCTCCTTCCGCACGGGTCTGTTTCTACCCACATCGGATATTGATTTGGTCGTTTTAG GACTATGGGAGAAGGCGCCTTTGCGCACACTCGAAACAGAACTGATTGCCCGCGGTATTGCTGAGCCACATTCGGTGCGTGTGCTCGACAAAGCTTCGGTGCCCATCATCAAGCTCACAGATCGCGAAACGCAAGTGAAGGTTGACATTTCGTTTAATATGCAGTCTGGGGTACAGTCAgcggaattaattaaaaaatataagcagGAGTTCCCACTGATGGCGAAGCTAGTACTTGTGCTGAAGCAATTCCTGCTACAACGTGATCTCAATGAAGTTTTTACCGGTGGCATTTCCTCCTACTCGTTGATATTAATGTGTATCAGTTTCCTACAATTGCATCCGCACCAAATAGACCACGAGAAAGCCAACTTAGGTGTGCTGTTGTTggaattttttgaactttacggACGTAAGTTCAACTACATAAAGATCGGTATTTCGATCAAAAACGGAGGCCGGTACATACCTAAAGAGGATTTGCAACGTGAAATGATCGATGGTCATCGTCCTTCATTGCTGTGTATTGAGGATCCTCTTACACCTGGTAACGATATCGGGCGTAGTTCATATGGTGCATTGCAGGTGAAACAAGCATTTGAGTATGCGTATATGCTATTAGCGAATGCTGTGAGTCCACTTAACGAATTCGGTAGTAATTGTGCCGAACGCACTATCCTAG GGCGAATAATACGTGTAACCGACGATGTAATCGACTACCGTGAGTGGATACGTGAGCATTTCGAGCACCTTGTGGTCCCGCATACGCCCAACAATGGCAGTGCCCTTAAGTTCATTCCGTCAATGCTACCCCCTGGCGTCATCACACCTCCCTTACAGCATCAACACATGCATCCCCTACAACAACAGTTGTACCATCAGCAGCATGCCGTGATGGCGCAACGGTTACGAAGAAGTAGCATCTCATCGGGCGAAGACTCTGAAGATAGCAAAGAATGTGATGTAGACTCAACGTCATCTCCACCG ATATCTCAGCAGCacctccaacaacaacaacaacagcaacaacagagcATACACCTGCAGCAGCTGACACAACAACACCCGCAACACtcccagcagcagcagccacaaTTGCCGCCTCAACACCAGTTGGCcccacagcagcagcagcagcagcaacaacaacaaatgcacaCGCAATGTCCGCctccgcaacaacaacaacagcagcagcagcagctaacGCATAAACAGCAATCGCCGCCtcggcaacaaaaacaaccttcACCACCGCAGCAACATAAACAATTGTCCCCGCCACGCCAACAACAGTTGCAttctcagcagcagcagcagcaacagcaacaacaacaacaagcgcaGCAAAGATTTTCCGGTGCGTCAAATCGCCGTCAATTCTATGTGCCACCTCCAATGCAACAGCAatatcagcagcaacaacaacaacaaatatccaAATCGTCTTCTACTGAGTCGTACTCGAATGCGACAAGTACGAGTGTGACTTCCACCTATGTTGGTAACACCAACAATAATAGCacgaataacaacaataatcgATCACGCTACACACAACGACCCTCACAACAACAATTGCGTCAACAGCGTATGCAACAACCAGCAATGCGTCAGCAACGCTACAATTCAAGAGCTGCATCGCCACCGCCAACATTATCCCGCTCGGCGACAAATCCATTGCAACGTACGACACTCACCTCTGCTTCATCGACCATTTCCATAATTTCCATATCGTCTGAGTCTTCAGTGGCATCGATATCGTCAACGGATAGTTCGGAGTCGGCATCAGCGtctgcaacaacaaaatcag GCCAACAACGCAACCGTGAAGGAAGTGATAGAAGGAAGAAGCACCAATCCGGTAGCAGTAGGTCCAGCACAAGCAAATAA
- the LOC129238892 gene encoding serine-rich adhesin for platelets: protein MEDAELTRLAIAEIVREMGELKEPQVQERKINPIAKPNKRFLGRTLNSVLSHNKRENDRTQENCRKKLKELDERRNESKPMRSSNRSASRELVLSTSTEEDRTKYLKKSRKRDKKSKSKKYKKRKKVRDESKRRKSSRYDSSDSCSSSSRSTSRSRSRSRCGRSRKTYKDLKSRVNVNEEEGEQTHCEPDMDAALQLEAALMNNSYRQHQIHQLLYYSALMAGNETLEIDTLQEELQISDADILEPQVDIKSISSAVSNLEESDSEASEILQISLSSATSTSSKARSSKNLRRKNVKEKESKKKSELSDSSSGVIWELDSESSKGCTYSKEGHLNEKQESNNECICIGSETDTDTDNETDSDNTTSDTESGSENATNVPNNVCHTATETVTLLSSSDSEVEIVTDSNANSSAQGSTGIDSAAIAAYSTANLLNSLENVTDTDSLPSLVKDTTVFDVSSKLILTSPQQTTTNPIGEPSIEGVAEESSHVTDLGTSFTISTECILSDALASATDVNVFTAESKSTIEDVTILSADIDKFATESQPPTERMGLEHAQKEEAIVEESESLEDSESQPTAGRICLEHAQEVNTTIVEELESQEGSESQPTAGRICLEGAQKEEAIVEESESLEDSESQQTTEKICLEGAQKEEVIVEESESLEDSEFQPPTERICLEHAQKEEVIVEELESQEGSESQQPTERIWLEQAQEVNTTIVEESESLEDSENQQTTEKICLEHAQEVNTTILEELESREEITAFTVTNESSNSNIIATGSTSSLGNVTIASVDIGKLALESLTTTYSEETKPTKGTTPDADLSVSESNCGEVVMESMGVSVAKTPLNLSVSHNSDSSFNSPSKTSASPLPTDLESDAIQNENKPGIVPSELYDRQVSSLDNLANSAPS, encoded by the exons ATGGAAGACGCAGAACTTACGCG GTTGGCCATAGCAGAAATTGTGCGTGAAATGGGAGAACTCAAGGAACCCCAAGTGcaagagagaaaaataaatccgATCGCAAAGCCCAATAAGCGCTTCCTTGGACGCACATTGAACTCTGTGTTATCGCATAACAAGCGTGAAAATGATCGAACTCAGGAAAACTGTAGAAAGAAGTTGAAGGAACTCGACGAAAGGCGCAATGAAAGTAAACCAATGAGGTCCAGTAATCGCTCTGCCAGTCGTGAACTTGTATTGAGTACCTCCACAGAAGAGGATCGTaccaaatacttaaaaaaaagtaggaaaagagataaaaaatcaaaatctaaaaaatataagaaacggAAAAAAGTCAGAGATGAAAGTAAAAGACGTAAATCTAGTAGATATGATAGCAGCGACAGCTGCAGCAGTAGTAGTCGAAGTACAAGTCGTAGTAGAAGTCGCAGTAGATGTGGTAGAAGTCGTAAAACATACAAAGATCTGAAATCACGTGTGAACGTGAATGAAGAAGAAGGGGAACAGACGCATTGTGAGCCTGATATGGATGCTGCCCTACAATTAGAAGCAGCTTTAATGAATAATAGCTATAGACAACATCAAATACATCAACTTTTATATTATAGTGCCCTTATGGCGGGCAACGAAACTCTCGAAATTGATACTTTGCAGGAGGAATTGCAAATAAGTGACGCGGATATCTTGGAACCGCAAGTAGATATAAAATCTATTTCAAGCGCAGTCTCAAATTTAGAAGAAAGTGACTCTGAAGCTagtgaaattttgcaaataagttTATCCTCAGCTACGTCTACTAGTAGTAAAGCTCGAAGTAGTAAAAACTTGCGGAGAAAGAATGTGAAAGAAAAGGAGAGTAAAAAGAAGAGTGAATTAAGTGACAGTTCCAGTGGAGTTATCTGGGAACTGGATTCGGAAAGTTCAAAAGGTTGTACCTACTCAAAAGAAGGACATCTCAATGAGAAACAGGAATCGAATAATGAATGCATCTGTATAGGTTCGGAAACTGACACGGATACAGATAACGAAACTGATTCGGATAATACGACTAGCGACACAGAAAGCGGATCGGAAAATGCGACTAATGTACCTAACAATGTTTGTCATACTGCGACGGAAACTGTTACGCTATTGAGTTCTTCTGACAGTGAAGTTGAAATCGTGACTGATAGCAATGCCAATTCCTCTGCACAAGGAAGCACTGGCATAGACTCGGCAGCAATAGCGGCGTATTCAAcagcaaatttattaaactcACTAGAAAATGTTACTGATACCGATAGTTTGCCTTCACTAGTAAAAGACACAACAGTTTTTGATGTGTCTTCCAAGTTGATTTTAACATCTCCACAGCAAACCACAACAAATCCTATAGGAGAACCGTCCATAGAAGGAGTAGCTGAAGAATCATCACATGTAACAGATCTGGGGACATCCTTTACAATTTCCACTGAGTGTATACTGTCAGATGCCCTAGCTTCAGCCACAGATGTAAATGTGTTTACTGCCGAGAGTAAATCAACAATAGAAGATGTCACAATATTATCGGCGGATATAGACAAATTCGCAACGGAATCTCAACCGCCTACAGAAAGAATGGGCTTAGAGCACGCGCAAAAGGAAGAAGCGATTGTGGAAGAATCAGAGTCTCTGGAAGACTCGGAATCTCAACCGACTGCAGGAAGAATATGCTTAGAGCATGCGCAAGAGGTAAACACTACGATTGTGGAAGAATTAGAGTCGCAGGAAGGCTCAGAATCTCAACCGACTGCAGGAAGAATATGCTTAGAGGGCGCGCAAAAGGAAGAAGCAATTGTGGAAGAATCAGAGTCTCTGGAAGACTCGGAATCTCAACAGACTACAGAAAAAATATGCTTAGAGGGCGCGCAAAAGGAAGAAGTAATTGTGGAAGAATCAGAGTCACTGGAAGACTCGGAATTTCAACCGCCTACGGAAAGAATATGCTTAGAGCATGCGCAAAAGGAAGAAGTAATTGTGGAAGAATTAGAGTCGCAGGAAGGCTCAGAATCTCAACAGCCTACAGAGAGAATATGGTTAGAGCAAGCGCAAGAGGTAAACACTACGATTGTGGAAGAATCAGAGTCTCTGGAAGACTCGGAAAATCAACAGACTACAGAAAAAATATGCTTAGAGCACGCCCAAGAGGTAAACACTACGATTTTGGAAGAATTAGAGTCTCGGGAGGAAATCACCGCATTCACAGTGACTAATGAGTCATCGAATAGTAATATAATTGCTACAGGCTCTACATCATCATTAGGAAATGTCACAATAGCCTCGGTAGATATAGGCAAATTAGCATTAGAATCTTTGACCACGACATACTCAGAAGAAACTAAGCCAACAAAAGGGACTACCCCTGATGCAGATCTATCAGTATCGGAATCGAACTGTGGCGAAGTTGTGATGGAATCAATGGGCGTATCAGTAGCCAAAACTCCCCTGAATTTATCAGTCTCACATAATTCAGATTCATCATTTAATTCTCCTTCGAAAACGTCAGCTTCACCACTTCCAACAGATTTAGAGTCAGATGCAatccaaaatgaaaataaacccGGAATCGTTCCATCTGAGTTGTACGATAGACAAGTTTCCTCTTTAGATAATTTAGCGAATTCTGCGCCTTCCTGA
- the LOC129239608 gene encoding non-canonical poly(A) RNA polymerase protein Trf4-1 isoform X2, giving the protein MDPFVGWFQEEQEGPALRTWCKIWETNAHDMSQLLEQQLQQLQSVGNGKLNGTLCARDRDLQLLLQQVGNGGLRNSIYNNNNNNNNGSSGTNSGNTSSNNSIDSTSNNDCITPATTPGGGGGDNNSTKMPSHDRPSYYNPSRRKIGRIVDNKASTFNLSKHMGKLVVKYKGCPWRVPGFEYGRGVIGLHQEIEQFYNYVLPTPTEHAIRNEVVQRIEAVVHSIWPKAIVEIFGSFRTGLFLPTSDIDLVVLGLWEKAPLRTLETELIARGIAEPHSVRVLDKASVPIIKLTDRETQVKVDISFNMQSGVQSAELIKKYKQEFPLMAKLVLVLKQFLLQRDLNEVFTGGISSYSLILMCISFLQLHPHQIDHEKANLGVLLLEFFELYGRKFNYIKIGISIKNGGRYIPKEDLQREMIDGHRPSLLCIEDPLTPGNDIGRSSYGALQVKQAFEYAYMLLANAVSPLNEFGSNCAERTILGRIIRVTDDVIDYREWIREHFEHLVVPHTPNNGSALKFIPSMLPPGVITPPLQHQHMHPLQQQLYHQQHAVMAQRLRRSSISSGEDSEDSKECDVDSTSSPPHLQQQQQQQQQSIHLQQLTQQHPQHSQQQQPQLPPQHQLAPQQQQQQQQQQMHTQCPPPQQQQQQQQQLTHKQQSPPRQQKQPSPPQQHKQLSPPRQQQLHSQQQQQQQQQQQQAQQRFSGASNRRQFYVPPPMQQQYQQQQQQQISKSSSTESYSNATSTSVTSTYVGNTNNNSTNNNNNRSRYTQRPSQQQLRQQRMQQPAMRQQRYNSRAASPPPTLSRSATNPLQRTTLTSASSTISIISISSESSVASISSTDSSESASASATTKSGQQRNREGSDRRKKHQSGSSRSSTSK; this is encoded by the exons ATGGATCCTTTTGTCGGCTGGTTTCAAGAGGAACAGGAGGGTCCAGCATTACGCACATGGTGTAAAATTTGGGAGACCAATGCGCATGATATGAGCCAATTGTTagaacaacaattacaacaactgCAAAGCGTTGGCAACGGCAAACTAAACGGAACTTTGTGTGCACGCGATCGTGATTTACAATTGCTTTTACAGCAAGTTGGCAACGGGGGTCTCCGTAATTCCatttacaacaataataataacaataacaacggtAGTAGCGGCACAAATAGTGGCAATACATCCAGCAACAACTCCATTGACTCGACGAGTAACAACGACTGTATCACACCGGCCACCACACCAGGCGGTGGAGGCGGCGATAACAACAGCACGAAGATGCCATCACATGATCGTCCAAGCTATTACAATCCGTCTCGTAGGAAAATTGGACGTATAGTAGACAATAAAGCGAGCACTTTTAACCTCAGTAAACATATGGGAAAATTAGTTGTCAAGTACAAAGGTTGCCCTTGGCGTGTGCCGGGCTTTGAGTATGGACGCGGAGTAATCGGTTTACATCAGGAAATCGAACAGTTTTATAATTATGTATTGCCCACGCCCACCGAACATGCAATACGCAATGAGGTAGTGCAGCGTATAGAAGCGGTGGTACACTCAATATGGCCAAAAGCGATTGTAGAGATATTCGGCTCCTTCCGCACGGGTCTGTTTCTACCCACATCGGATATTGATTTGGTCGTTTTAG GACTATGGGAGAAGGCGCCTTTGCGCACACTCGAAACAGAACTGATTGCCCGCGGTATTGCTGAGCCACATTCGGTGCGTGTGCTCGACAAAGCTTCGGTGCCCATCATCAAGCTCACAGATCGCGAAACGCAAGTGAAGGTTGACATTTCGTTTAATATGCAGTCTGGGGTACAGTCAgcggaattaattaaaaaatataagcagGAGTTCCCACTGATGGCGAAGCTAGTACTTGTGCTGAAGCAATTCCTGCTACAACGTGATCTCAATGAAGTTTTTACCGGTGGCATTTCCTCCTACTCGTTGATATTAATGTGTATCAGTTTCCTACAATTGCATCCGCACCAAATAGACCACGAGAAAGCCAACTTAGGTGTGCTGTTGTTggaattttttgaactttacggACGTAAGTTCAACTACATAAAGATCGGTATTTCGATCAAAAACGGAGGCCGGTACATACCTAAAGAGGATTTGCAACGTGAAATGATCGATGGTCATCGTCCTTCATTGCTGTGTATTGAGGATCCTCTTACACCTGGTAACGATATCGGGCGTAGTTCATATGGTGCATTGCAGGTGAAACAAGCATTTGAGTATGCGTATATGCTATTAGCGAATGCTGTGAGTCCACTTAACGAATTCGGTAGTAATTGTGCCGAACGCACTATCCTAG GGCGAATAATACGTGTAACCGACGATGTAATCGACTACCGTGAGTGGATACGTGAGCATTTCGAGCACCTTGTGGTCCCGCATACGCCCAACAATGGCAGTGCCCTTAAGTTCATTCCGTCAATGCTACCCCCTGGCGTCATCACACCTCCCTTACAGCATCAACACATGCATCCCCTACAACAACAGTTGTACCATCAGCAGCATGCCGTGATGGCGCAACGGTTACGAAGAAGTAGCATCTCATCGGGCGAAGACTCTGAAGATAGCAAAGAATGTGATGTAGACTCAACGTCATCTCCACCG CacctccaacaacaacaacaacagcaacaacagagcATACACCTGCAGCAGCTGACACAACAACACCCGCAACACtcccagcagcagcagccacaaTTGCCGCCTCAACACCAGTTGGCcccacagcagcagcagcagcagcaacaacaacaaatgcacaCGCAATGTCCGCctccgcaacaacaacaacagcagcagcagcagctaacGCATAAACAGCAATCGCCGCCtcggcaacaaaaacaaccttcACCACCGCAGCAACATAAACAATTGTCCCCGCCACGCCAACAACAGTTGCAttctcagcagcagcagcagcaacagcaacaacaacaacaagcgcaGCAAAGATTTTCCGGTGCGTCAAATCGCCGTCAATTCTATGTGCCACCTCCAATGCAACAGCAatatcagcagcaacaacaacaacaaatatccaAATCGTCTTCTACTGAGTCGTACTCGAATGCGACAAGTACGAGTGTGACTTCCACCTATGTTGGTAACACCAACAATAATAGCacgaataacaacaataatcgATCACGCTACACACAACGACCCTCACAACAACAATTGCGTCAACAGCGTATGCAACAACCAGCAATGCGTCAGCAACGCTACAATTCAAGAGCTGCATCGCCACCGCCAACATTATCCCGCTCGGCGACAAATCCATTGCAACGTACGACACTCACCTCTGCTTCATCGACCATTTCCATAATTTCCATATCGTCTGAGTCTTCAGTGGCATCGATATCGTCAACGGATAGTTCGGAGTCGGCATCAGCGtctgcaacaacaaaatcag GCCAACAACGCAACCGTGAAGGAAGTGATAGAAGGAAGAAGCACCAATCCGGTAGCAGTAGGTCCAGCACAAGCAAATAA